One genomic window of Thermococcus indicus includes the following:
- a CDS encoding RNA-guided endonuclease InsQ/TnpB family protein has protein sequence MRRAVTVKLQPSKEQREILFELAHATAVVWNKLNYRRLKQFKEFGKIDFSTTEKEAYYEFKNWIGGSTVQQLARKNAGAWRSFFSLNRKKKKGELPKWFKPKPPKFVKEENGRKLFIIPLRNDQYKVNGNVLELRRLGKFKKLEIQFKGGIHLKGKQGRLEITYDSIKRKWYAHISFTVEEKLEGKEWVNVPRTPKGNLSAGIDLGVNNLMAVYVENGESFLVNGRPLKSIDFYWRKKIAEYQSKLNKSGAKTSRKLRKMHNKAKLQAKHYVNTAVRQTVEKLYHLGVSRIVVGYPKGIARNSDKGKRQNFLLSHVWRFNYVVKRLTEVAEEYGIQVLVVGEAFTSQTCPLCGQRHSNGRIFRGLFKCHGEGVVMNADLVGAFNILRKAVKTITPSLSALAGGRGNGEKTLPGGSKIRFVVDLNETPQTSLPMARGLTPQNGEEVSKALNTLDG, from the coding sequence ATGAGGCGTGCAGTAACGGTCAAACTCCAACCATCAAAAGAACAGAGGGAAATTCTCTTCGAGTTAGCTCACGCGACAGCAGTAGTCTGGAACAAACTCAACTACCGGAGGCTCAAACAATTCAAAGAATTTGGCAAAATAGACTTCTCAACAACTGAAAAAGAGGCTTATTATGAGTTCAAGAACTGGATTGGGGGCTCAACTGTTCAACAATTAGCCAGAAAGAATGCTGGAGCATGGCGTTCATTCTTCTCACTCAACAGGAAGAAAAAGAAGGGGGAACTCCCCAAATGGTTTAAACCAAAGCCTCCAAAATTCGTCAAGGAGGAAAACGGCAGAAAACTCTTCATTATTCCCCTCAGGAACGACCAGTACAAAGTTAATGGGAATGTTCTCGAGTTGAGGAGGCTCGGCAAGTTCAAAAAACTTGAAATCCAGTTCAAGGGTGGGATACACTTGAAGGGAAAACAGGGGCGGTTAGAAATAACCTACGACTCCATAAAGAGAAAGTGGTACGCTCACATCAGCTTTACTGTCGAGGAAAAACTTGAGGGCAAAGAATGGGTAAACGTTCCTAGAACTCCGAAAGGAAACCTTTCAGCGGGGATAGACCTTGGAGTGAACAACTTAATGGCCGTTTATGTTGAAAATGGAGAAAGCTTCCTCGTGAATGGGAGACCCCTCAAAAGCATTGATTTTTACTGGCGGAAGAAGATTGCAGAGTATCAGTCAAAACTCAACAAATCTGGTGCTAAGACGAGTAGAAAACTCAGGAAGATGCACAATAAAGCAAAACTTCAGGCAAAGCACTACGTTAACACTGCCGTAAGGCAAACCGTCGAAAAACTCTACCACTTGGGCGTTTCGAGAATTGTAGTTGGTTATCCCAAGGGCATAGCGAGGAATTCTGATAAGGGCAAAAGGCAAAACTTCCTCCTCTCTCACGTCTGGCGTTTTAATTATGTTGTTAAACGCTTAACTGAGGTTGCTGAGGAGTATGGTATTCAGGTTTTGGTTGTTGGTGAGGCCTTCACTTCTCAAACTTGCCCCCTCTGTGGCCAACGCCATTCTAATGGAAGAATTTTTAGGGGTTTGTTTAAGTGCCACGGAGAGGGCGTTGTGATGAACGCTGATTTAGTTGGAGCGTTTAACATTTTGAGGAAGGCGGTGAAAACCATAACCCCGAGCCTCTCCGCTCTTGCGGGAGGTAGGGGTAACGGGGAGAAGACCCTCCCCGGGGGGTCGAAGATCCGCTTTGTTGTGGATCTAAATGAGACCCCTCAAACCTCCCTGCCAATGGCGAGGGGGTTAACCCCTCAGAACGGGGAGGAGGTCAGCAAAGCGTTAAATACTCTGGACGGCTAA
- a CDS encoding PKD domain-containing protein produces MLFVTISLLTVPLHPVRAEDADLLYGSGGMVIANEEIIIGDRGDYFWTYENETGGLLGKFHTGYEKWDELVSCDVNGDGRAEIIQGDRSTDKIYIYTMEGSELGKHDVNFEQGDDLACGDVNGDGKAEIIFADRNNWIKVFDEGFNVLNEFKVEDFEIGDSIGAGDFDGDGRAEIVHADYDEDMVTVYDTSGNVLGSFSTEDHFNLKARDEMATGDVNLDGLDEIVIASQDLSTRGIHIFSLTKENSQYKAVQIAKFTIPFQKGDRIALGDVNTDGVDEILWASQNGRVKAYNMGGDLLNGPDGLETEFTYGAGLAAGDVNGDSIVVGPPNRATMSVVNEVIAAINAPPVDFDVINETGIFYAEYKTKHGEKTVATIKATHDVKMSMGLKITTGSKSLGGGTELSIKTSLGVKMERERGESYETTVTYDLLSDMADGALYVSTDYELYEFPIISPPELAVINGEQQYILVSVPKGPPNVHFVNYDSSLHEIGDLNTYPTKITELKNYDAENVLGVFTIEAGKVGSAYEQYTKQLNWKKSRNTFTVGVSLNVKGGGGVKGIGTVEGTIEGNYGYERVSTHEVTFSDETSVLVSYSGRIEDRSKWYNATGVIYTDSEDGHLVLDFYVPSRGDYYLTREVSPIVFNFGFFKIDLTTLIKVFNKPPECSISASPSQGKNPLDVTFSLDLTDPNNDSLRWELDFGDGNIVEGNSTEVGYRYSEEGTYTALLRVYDPWGANSTCSANLKVLPNEKPTALFSYSPAKIRAGEEVSFTDSSMDPDGSVAKWSWNFGDGSTSNERNPRHAYTNPGSYTVMLTVEDESGLKGTYYKEITVEPQNYPPTADFAFLPKEPKAGEEISFADKSYDRDGEVVSWNWDFGDGSTSSEAEPVHVFERAGNYTVTLKVRDDGGGEDVRRITITVKPEESPSPTETTSTEAPATPSETTSSTPSGTTSSSSSSSSSAQPSPTESGGTCGPGIIVILAALLVLRRRR; encoded by the coding sequence TTGCTATTTGTTACTATCTCCCTACTTACCGTGCCCCTGCATCCCGTAAGAGCCGAGGATGCGGACCTTCTCTACGGCTCCGGGGGAATGGTGATAGCAAACGAGGAAATCATCATAGGCGATAGGGGAGACTACTTCTGGACCTATGAGAACGAGACCGGTGGCCTCTTGGGAAAGTTCCACACGGGATATGAAAAATGGGACGAGCTCGTTTCTTGCGACGTTAACGGCGATGGACGGGCGGAAATAATTCAGGGTGACCGGAGCACGGACAAGATATACATCTACACGATGGAAGGGTCAGAACTTGGAAAACACGACGTAAACTTTGAGCAAGGAGACGACCTGGCCTGCGGGGACGTGAATGGGGATGGAAAGGCGGAGATAATTTTCGCCGACAGGAACAACTGGATAAAGGTTTTCGACGAGGGCTTCAACGTCCTGAACGAGTTCAAGGTCGAGGACTTTGAGATAGGGGACTCCATCGGTGCGGGAGACTTCGACGGCGACGGCAGAGCTGAGATAGTGCACGCGGACTACGACGAGGACATGGTGACGGTTTACGACACAAGCGGCAACGTCTTGGGGAGCTTTTCCACGGAGGATCACTTCAACCTGAAGGCGAGGGACGAGATGGCCACGGGGGATGTAAACCTCGACGGGCTGGACGAGATAGTCATAGCGAGCCAGGACCTCTCAACGAGGGGCATCCACATCTTCTCGCTCACCAAAGAGAACAGTCAGTACAAGGCCGTTCAGATAGCGAAGTTCACAATCCCCTTCCAGAAGGGCGACAGGATAGCCCTCGGTGATGTAAACACCGACGGGGTCGATGAGATACTCTGGGCATCACAGAACGGCCGCGTCAAGGCCTACAACATGGGGGGAGACCTCCTGAACGGACCAGACGGTTTGGAGACGGAGTTCACGTACGGGGCCGGTCTGGCGGCGGGGGATGTGAACGGAGACTCCATAGTGGTCGGACCGCCCAACAGGGCAACTATGAGCGTGGTGAACGAGGTAATAGCCGCCATCAACGCGCCGCCTGTGGACTTTGACGTGATAAACGAGACGGGGATATTCTACGCCGAGTACAAGACCAAGCACGGTGAGAAGACCGTCGCGACCATAAAGGCCACCCACGACGTAAAGATGAGCATGGGACTCAAAATAACGACCGGAAGCAAAAGCCTCGGAGGCGGAACAGAGCTGTCCATAAAGACATCCCTCGGCGTCAAGATGGAGAGGGAACGGGGCGAGTCCTACGAGACGACCGTCACCTACGACCTGCTCTCGGACATGGCGGATGGGGCGCTTTATGTCAGCACCGACTATGAGCTCTACGAGTTCCCGATAATAAGCCCGCCCGAGCTGGCGGTAATCAACGGCGAGCAGCAGTACATACTCGTGAGCGTTCCAAAGGGCCCGCCGAACGTCCATTTCGTCAACTACGATTCCAGCCTTCACGAGATAGGCGACCTGAACACCTACCCCACAAAGATAACCGAGCTAAAGAACTACGATGCCGAGAACGTTCTCGGGGTCTTCACGATTGAGGCCGGAAAGGTCGGAAGCGCCTACGAGCAGTACACCAAGCAGCTGAACTGGAAAAAGAGCAGGAACACTTTCACCGTTGGAGTCTCGCTGAACGTAAAAGGCGGGGGCGGAGTGAAGGGAATAGGCACCGTTGAGGGCACGATAGAGGGCAACTACGGCTACGAAAGGGTCAGCACCCACGAGGTAACCTTCTCCGACGAGACCAGCGTCTTGGTGTCCTACTCGGGCCGGATAGAGGATAGGAGCAAATGGTACAACGCCACGGGCGTGATATACACTGACAGCGAGGACGGACATCTCGTCCTGGACTTCTACGTGCCGAGCAGGGGAGACTACTACCTCACGAGGGAGGTGAGCCCCATAGTCTTCAACTTCGGCTTCTTCAAGATAGACCTCACAACTCTCATCAAGGTCTTTAACAAACCTCCCGAATGCTCGATTTCCGCCTCTCCGAGCCAGGGGAAGAACCCCCTCGACGTGACGTTCTCGCTCGACCTTACCGACCCGAACAACGACTCCCTCCGCTGGGAGCTGGACTTCGGCGATGGAAACATCGTCGAGGGCAACTCCACGGAGGTTGGATACAGGTACAGTGAAGAGGGAACGTACACGGCTCTTCTACGGGTCTACGACCCGTGGGGAGCAAACTCCACGTGCTCGGCGAACCTCAAGGTGCTACCCAACGAGAAGCCAACGGCGCTCTTCAGCTATTCGCCCGCGAAGATCCGGGCCGGAGAAGAGGTTAGCTTCACGGACAGTTCCATGGATCCGGATGGAAGCGTTGCCAAGTGGAGCTGGAACTTCGGCGATGGCTCAACCTCAAATGAGAGGAACCCGCGGCATGCCTACACGAACCCCGGCTCCTACACGGTTATGCTGACCGTCGAAGATGAGAGCGGACTGAAGGGAACCTACTACAAGGAGATAACCGTTGAGCCACAGAACTATCCGCCGACCGCGGACTTCGCATTCCTGCCAAAGGAGCCGAAGGCCGGGGAGGAGATAAGCTTCGCGGACAAATCCTACGACAGGGACGGAGAGGTAGTGAGCTGGAACTGGGACTTCGGAGACGGAAGCACATCGAGCGAGGCCGAACCGGTGCACGTCTTTGAGAGGGCCGGCAACTACACGGTAACCCTGAAGGTGAGGGACGACGGCGGAGGGGAGGACGTCAGGAGAATCACCATCACGGTTAAACCTGAGGAGAGCCCCTCCCCAACCGAGACGACATCAACCGAAGCTCCGGCCACCCCATCCGAGACGACGTCGAGCACGCCGAGTGGGACAACCAGCTCTTCAAGTTCGAGTTCCTCCAGCGCCCAGCCCTCCCCAACCGAGTCAGGGGGCACTTGCGGACCGGGAATAATCGTCATCTTAGCGGCGCTCCTCGTCCTTCGGAGGAGGCGCTGA